CCCCTCCTGTCTCCCGCTTTTATCGATCCCGACACGAACCAGGGAATGGTTATAACGTCCAGCAGATGGAGGCCGAAGACGAAAAGCACCGCTGAAACTATGTAGTTCATCGTTGAACTGAGGCTCTCCATCAGAGCACCTGCGGAGGCTATAACGACCCCTACCAGGGCTATGTTGACGAAGATTCCCATAGAGAAGGCCCCCGATATAGCCAGGGCGTTTTTGGTCCCTTTGCCGCCCTGTCCCTGTATGTAGCCTACCACCAGAGGAATGCTTACCAGGCTACAGGGGCTTAGGAGGACGCTGAAGATACCCCATACGAAGGCGGCTGCCATAGCCCCCCAGCCAAGGCTGGACAGACTGGTCTGGACGGCTCCTAAAATATCGCCCATTTAAACCTTCCTCTCTACTCTATTTTTTGGACCTCGTAGCCCAGTTCGTTCCACTTGGACTGTAACTCTTCAGACGACATAATCCCCTCGTGGCGGTAGAGCATCTCTCCCTCTGGGGTCAGGAACACCAGAGTTGGCACCACTCTGACGTTGTACTTTCTGGCGTAGTCCATGTTTTCCATCAGGTTTATCTTGGACACCTCTACCCCTGTGTAACCTTTCTCGAATCCCTCCAGGATTCGCGCCATCTCGACGCAGGCAGGTCAGCCAGGGGCCCCTAAGTCGAGCAGTACCGGATATTCGCCGGAAACCTGGGCGTAGGCCTGGTCGGGACTCTCTGGACCTTTGTGACCTTTCATGTACAAAGTTCCACCGATGATGAAAATTACCGCTGCCAGTGTTATTATCTTTCTCAGGTTCATGGTTATCCCTCCTGTCTTTAAGTCCTAGCCATATTATAGGGTATAATACCCCGTTAGGGTAGTGGAAAATACCTATTCCTTGCAGTTAGGTTTTTCGTGGAGGACTGAGCTTGTCGTATATTCGTATTTAGGAGGAGTGTCTTTTGATGTCAGCTCGGTTATCTGTGAGCCTTTGGTCCCGCGGGGTGGAGTTTGTCCGTAAGGAATGGGGTACTTTCTGTCTCGCCACTTTAGGAACTATATTTATGAGTTTCGCCATCGTCGCTCTTACCATTCCATACCGCTTTGCCGGTGCCGGTCTCGCCGGTATAGCTCTGCTAACCAAGTACGTTTGGGATATATCTCCCGCATGGGTTATAGCTATAGGGAACCTGTTTCTCCTTGGGTGGGGATGGAGAGTCCTATCGCCTAGGTTTGTGTTGTGGACTCTCTATGTTTCCATGCTAACCTCCGGTGCGGTGGCCTTTTTTGAGCTTTTTGAGTATCCCCTGCTGAACGATATGCTTCTCGCCGCCATACTTTCCGGTATCCTCGGAGGGTTGGGGATCGGCCTGGTTTTCAAGTCAGGGTCGTCTACCGGTGGGACCGACGTCCTGGTCATGGCCGCCAGAAAAAAGTGGGGAGTCGACGTCGGAATGTACTCTTTCTATATCAACATAACCATACTGCTTTTCTCCTGGTTTGTCGTGGATATGGAGAGGCTCCTGCTAGGAGGTATACTCCTTTACGTAGAGAGTCTGACGATAGACAACGTCCTCAAGTCCTTCGATCGCAGGAAGCAGGTCTCGGTGATAACCGGTTGCCCTGAGGAGGTCCGGCGGTTTATCGTCGAGGACATGAATAAAAGCGCAACCCTCCTTAAAGGGTCGGGAGCCTACACCGGTGACGAAAGGACCATGATAATGGTCGTGGTCAATCGCAGACAGGCTATGGAACTGAAGCGTTTCGTGGTTTCCGTGGACCCTAAGGCTTTTATAATTTTAGCGGACGTAGCGGAGGTAGTGGGAGAGGGCTTCAAACACTGGAAGCAGATATAATATAAGCCGAGGGGAGACCCTCGGCTTATATCATATATATGGCCAATATGCCCGCTACCAGAAGGGCGGGCAGCATGTTCATTACCTTTACCCTCTTGATCTCCAGGATTCCCAGAGACAGACCTATCAGCATGATTCCACCTACCGCCGAGATCTCCGACGTCATTCCGTCGGTCAGGTAGGGTTGAAGTGCCCCTGCTGCCAATGTAAGGCTTCCTTGGTAGACTAAGACAGACAGAGCGGACAAAGCCACCCCTGCCCCTAAGGATACGGCGAAGGCCACCGACGCAACCCCGTCCATGAGGGATTTTGTCAGAAGCAGCTTGGGCCATTGGCCGAGTCCTTCCTCTATGGAGCCAAGGATCGCCATCGACCCCATACAAAAGAGCAGTGTCGCCGCCATAAAACCCTCGGTGAAGTTCCCCGAAGCCCCTATCCTTCTCTGAAGCGATTCCGCCCCGCTCCTCAGCTTGCCGTCTAAATCCCAAAATTCCCCTGCAATGGTCCCTATCACTATGCTCAGCACCAATATCAGTATGTTCGATGTCGCTCCCGCCATCGACATGCCGAGCCACAGGGTGACCAGCCCTATAGCCTGAAAGGCCGATGCGGTGACCCTCTCCGGCAGGGCGGACCTAAACACCAGGCCGAATGCGGTTCCTGCCAATATAGCTAGGGCGTTCACGATAGAGCCGAAAAGCGGCAATTGGGATAGATGCTCTATTACCATGGACAAACCCCTCCTTTTCCCCAGAATAATGTCGCATCATATCACAGGTTTTGGAAGTTTGGTTCATGTTGATAGGCCATGTCATCTTTTTTCAAAACCTAACCACACGTGAAAAGAAGAGTTCAAAAATTGCCTTTGCTTATTTACTGGAGTACAGTGGAACGGGAGGTGATGTCCAAAGGGTGCGGTTTTTCGATCCGTGTGGATTCTGGGGTTATTTGTCATGAGTATCGTCAAACAGAAGGGAGCGATTTGCTTTGAGGAACAGCTGTAAGATATTTTTGTGTTCTGCTATCTTATCGGTTTTTATCGTATCTTCGGCCTTTAGCTGCACCGACATAGTGGCAGGCAAGAACGCCACGGTAGATGGATCGGTCATAACGTCACACACCGCTGACGGGGCGTTCTACGACGCCAAGGTCAGAGTGATTCCCGGATCGACCCATAAAAAGGGCGAAATGGTCACGGTCTACTGGAACATAACCGGTGAGGAAGACGGTCCTGCCGTCAAAATAGGTGAAATTCCTCAGGTGGAAAAGACCTACTCCTACTTCCACGTGGGGTACCCCTTTATGAACGAGCACGGCGTCGCCATAGGGGAGACCACCATAGGCCAGAAGGAGGAGCTCAAGACCTTCCGTCCCGACGCAAGGGCAATAATGACCATAGAGCAGCTTGAGGTCTTCGCCCTTCAGAGAGCCAAGACCGCCAGAGAGGCCATCGCCGTCATGGGCGATCTCGCCGAGAAGTACGGATTTCTCCCCTCCTGTGGCTCAGAGGGCGAGTGTCTCACCGTCACCGACTCGGAGGAGGCCTGGATTTTCGAGGTCCGTAGCACCGGCATGATGTGGACCGCCGATAGCGGTAAGCCTGGTGCTACCTGGGTTGCTCAGAGGGTCCCTGATGACATGGTCGTTGTGGTCCCAAACATGAGTCGGATTCAGGAGATAAATCCTGACGACAAGGATAACTTCATGGTCGCCAAGGATTACAAGCAGTTTGCCATAGATATGGGATGGTACGATCCAAACGGAACCGAGCCGTTTATCTGGCAGAGGGCCTACTCCCCGCTCACCGGAAACGACGACTGGTCCCTTTCGTCAATGTGGGTCCGTAACAGGCTACACACGATCCACAAGATCCTCGCTCCCTCTCAGGAGTGGGATCCCAACGCCGAGACCATGTCCTACCCCTTCGCCATAAAGCCTGAGAAAAAGGTCTCAGTTACCGATGTGATGGAGATGCTTCGCAGCCATATGGAGGAAACCCCCTTCGATATGTACGAGTCAGAGGCTTGGTTCGTTAGGGATGGCGAAAAGGTCGTCAAGAGCCCTCTCGCCACTCCGTTCCCAACCAGAGCGGTTCGAAAGCTCCTAGACATACCCTACAATCGCCCTGTCTCCAAGTGGGACTGTGCCTACAGCTTTGTGTCCCAGGCTAGGGCCGGTGTTCCTGACGTCATGAAGACGATCCTTTGGTTTGGATACGACAATCCCCACACCACCTGCTACGTGCCCATATACAATGGCGTCACCGACACCAAGGAAAGCTGGAGGACCTTCGACCGCAACCAGTTCAGTCTTGGATCGGCTCAGTGGAGCTTCATACTGGCCGACGATCTGGTGAACCATCGCTACGGCGACGCTATGGCCGACATGCGTTCTGTGAGGGAACCATTGGAAAACGGCTTCTTTGCCCGCATACCGGAGATAGACGCCAAGGCAGCGGAGCTCTACAAGAAGGATCCAGCCGCCGCCAAGAAGTACCTCACCGAGTTCACACTAGGGTGCATGGATGAGACCGAGAAGGCCTGGTGGAACCTCAACTGGACCCTCATCACAAAGTACAACAACAACAAATTCAACTAAAGCTCCAACAGCCCCCGCTTTTAATGAGCGGGGGCTGTTCTGTGTAGCCCGGGAAAAGGTATAATAGACCGATAGTCTATATGATGGAGGTGCTGTGTATGAGGTCTTTTTTCTTCTACTTCGGGGTTATATCCCTTGCGGTTATGGTTGTGGGAGGTTCTTTCTGCTTTTGGAAGTTCTCCCCCTTTATTTTTGCCAAGTCGAGGTCCCAGTCCCTCTCCCACTCTGACGGACCGGCCATATCCCTCCCTGAGCCCACCATCTCCGGTGGGATATCCGTCGAGGAAGCCTTGGCAAGTCGGAGGTCCATAAGATCCTTTCAGGATACGCCGATCTCTATGGAAGACCTGTCTCAGGTTCTGTGGTCCGCTCAGGGGGTGACCGACCGAGAGAAGGGGCACAGGGCCGCACCCTCCGCCATGGCCCTTTATCCTCTAACTGTCTACGTGGTGGCGGAGAAGGTGGACGGATTGAGCCAGGGGCTTTACCGATACGAGCCTGGACGGCTGATACCGGTCTTCGACGGTCCCGCAAAGGACAGGACAATGACAGCCATCCGTCAGCCCTGGATAATGTTGGCTCCCGCTATTTTGTTGATATCAGGGCGATACGACGACCTCAGGGGAACTTTGGGCGACGCCGCCGAGTTCTGTGTCCACGCTGAGGTGGGACACGTCTCCCAAAACGTATATCTCCAAGCTCAGTCCCTGGGGCTCGGGACCCTGGCCTCCGGCGGCATCGACGGCGATAAGCTGAAGGACGCCTTCGGCCTTCCCTCCGAAGAGTCCTTCCTCTACGCCATGCCTTTAGGCAGGCCCCAGGAGGGCCGATGATCTGGGGCCTGTTGATCCTAGGTGTAGGGGTGGCTTCCTTCGTCCTGTGGCGGTTTTTATCTAAACGTTACTCCCTCCCTATGCCCTCCTGCCTGTATCGGATGATCGACGTGGAAAACCCCTTCGCCAGGTTTGCTCGCTCCGACTTCGTGGTGTCTCGGCTCGGCCTTCGTCCTGGTATGGTGGTTTTGGACGCTGGATGTGGCTCTGGACGGTTGACCTTGCCTCTTGCCAGAGCTTTGTCTGGCTCGATAAAGGTGACCGCCATGGACTTACAGCGGGGAATGGTGGATAAAGTTAGGGACAAAGCCTCCTCTGAAGGGGTGAAGAATATATCCTACGTGGTCGCCGGTCTTGGAGAGAGGGCTTTGCCGGAAGGCCGGTTTGACCGAGTTGTCCTTTCGCAGGTGTTAGGCGAGATCCCAATGAGGAGAGAGGCCATGGAGGAGATTTTTAGATCCCTTAGGCCAGGAGGAATTCTGTCAGTCACAGAGACGGTCTTTGACCCTCACTATCAGAGCCTTTCATCGGTGGTTGGGCTGGCGAGAAAGGTCGGCTTTAAAGCTAAATCCAGATGGGGCGATCGTCTGGCCTATACATGCCATTTTGAAAAAACGTAAATCAGAGGGGGAGGCGGATGCCTCCCCCTCTGATTTGTTGAAGGGATATCCCTGCGACGGGATTGACCGGAGGGCTTTTCTGTGATATATCATAGACCGTCGGTCTAGACCGAAGGTCTATATGGGAGGTGTTGGAGATATGGGTATTTGGGGGAGGCTTAGTTTTTTCCTTGTAAATTTATTTATAGCTAATTACGAGAGATGCGGAATTTGCAGGTCTCCGGAGAGAGTGAAGGACGATTGGCTCTTTGAAAGCTTTTTTATCGACGTTTTTTAGCGAGAGAAACTGAGCTGTGGCAGGAGGGTTCTTATGAGACGAAGTGATAGGGATATCAGGGGAGAGATAATGGCTACCGCTCAGGAGCTGTTTTTCAACAGAGGCTACGAAAACACCCAGGTCGATGAGATTATCGGCAAGGTCAGGATTTCCAAGGGAAGTTTTTATAGGTACTTTAGGTCTAAAGAGAATCTTTTAAGCTGTGTTGTCAGGGAAATAATAGATCCTGGATGCGAGGCTCTCGAGATGATCGTGCGTTCAGATCTAGGGGCACTGGACAAACTTAATTCGGTTTTTGCCTTTTCCTCCCAGTGGAAGGCGGATAACCTGGATGCACTGAAATTTATAGTTCGCTCCTTTTGGACCGATGAGAGCGTTCTACTGAGGCATAAGCTGATATCCTGGACCTCCCACAGGATGAGGCCCATCTTCATCTCCATACTCGCTCAGGGAAAAGAGGAAGGGGTCTTCGATCTGGACGAACCGGAGGACGTCGCCGACGTAGTCTTTTATTTTGGAAACGTCCTGGGGGAGTCGATGGTCAACCTCATTCTCTCCCTCGACGACGACGGAGAGACCGTTAGGACCCTCCGAAGGAAGATCGAGCTTAACAACAGAGTCATAGAGAAGCTCCTGGCCGTTCCCACTGGGTCTATAAAGACCTTCGACCTGGATCGCCTTGTCTGCGCAATTTAAGGGGGAATCATTTTGGATCATTTTCGACTTTTAGTTCGATCGGGAAAAGAGTTAGGGCCCTACCAGAAAAAAGAGATAAAAGATCTCTGCAAGCTCGCCTTTAAGGAAGAGGAGGGCGGTTATCCCGGCCCATCGGTCTCCGATGGGATCCATTTCGTGGGGAAAAGGGGGCTCGGCCTCCTTATATCCCACTGTATGGTGGTGGATAGATCTTTCTCCATCGGTGGAAAAGGCTCTTTTACGATGGCCTGCCCTACCGCACTGGCGACCCATCCCGATTATCGGGGCAGAGGTTACGGAAGGATGACGGTTATGGAGGTCTGTCGCTACTGCGAAGGGGCAGGGTACGACCTGATAATGATGACCACCGAGGAGACCAGATGGTTTGAGTCACTGGGGTGGATAAGGTGGAAGGGACCGTTAGCCCTGGATGAACCAAAATCCGATCTCTCCCCTTTCTCCAGGCCTGTCCCTATGATATACAGGCTATCCAAAACTCCTCCCATATCCCTGAGGGACGATCTAACGGTAGTATGTAAAGGAGGGGTAGCGGTATGAGCAGGTGGAGCATAAGGGCTAAGCTGTTTTTAGGTGTCATGTCTTTGGCCTCTTTGGGGCTGTTCGTCGCCGTCTATATGGTGACCTCCCGGTCCATGGACAGCGCTCGGGAGGAGGCGGTTGCCCTGGCGGAGGAGATGTCCGCTCGGTACGCTACGGAGGTCTCGTCCTATCTCGGTAGGGCCCTCGCCAGGGCTCAGGAACTTTCCCTCGTTATGGCCTCCCTCTCCGAATCAGGTGCAGATCGAGGGTTGGCCATGAGTATCATAAGGACCATGGCGGAGGGATCGTCGGACGTAAACGGGGTCTGGGTTGGTTTCAGGGAAAACGGTTATGACGGCGACGACAGAGGCTCCATAGGGCAGCCAGGCACCGACGGACAGAACGGTCGGTTTGTCCCCTACGCTTTTATGACCAAAGCAGGAGTGGAATCCAGAGCTATGGATGATTACAACGGAAGCGATTTCTACGAGGTTCCTATAATGACCGGGAAGACGATCGTGCTGAAGCCCTATTCGTGGGCTCTATCCGATGGCGTTGAGGTCATCGGGACTTCGGTGGCGGTTCCTATAAGCCTGGACGGGCGGGTGATCGGTGTCGCAGGGGTCGACGTCTTTTTGGACGTCTTTCAGGACATGATCCAGTCCATAAAGCCTATGGGGTCGGGATATGCCGGTATCTTCACCGACAAAGGTGTCTACGTGGCCACGCCGGACAGGGAGTTGATCGGCAAGATAGTGGACTCCCCCGAGGTGGTCGCCGCTATCTCCTCAGGCCAGGAGTTCCGGTCCGAAAACGTCTCCGCCATAACAGGGGAGGATTCGCTCCATTTTTTCAGACCCATCCTTATAGAGGGCTATGACAGACCCTGGTCCATCCAGGTAACGCTCCCTAAAGATCAGGTCTTCGCAGGGGCTAGGTCGATCCTTATCACCGGTATCATAGGGGCACTCATAGCCCTTGCCTTCATAGGTATCACCACTTTCTTCATCGTAGGGAAGACCACCAAAGGTATCGGCGGGGTCTCCCAGGTCCTCGGCAAAATATCGTCCCTCGATCTTCGCTTCGATTCGTCCCTTAAATGGCTTTTGGACTACAAAGACGACATAGGTCACATGGTTGGAGCTCTGGCCACCATGGAGATAAGCCTCAAAGAGATTATAAGAGAGCTATCCCAGGAGGCCTCCACCACCGATCACACCTCCCAGAGCCTCACGGCTCTGTCCCAGGAGGCCATGGCTTCCATGGAGGAGGTGCGAAGCTCCATCGAGGAGATGGCCTCTATACTAGGTGACACAGCCTCCTGTGTCGGCGACGCCGGCCTCGTCGTTAGGGATGTCTCCCACGGGGCCTCCTCGGTCGCTTCCTACGCTGAGGCGGGGGTCGAGGCGGCCAGGGTCCTGTCCGAAAAGGGCAAGGATGCGGGAGAGCAGGTCCTGTCTGTCGCCGTTCATGTTAAGGAGGTTGGGGATAAAACCAGCCGTGCCGCGAAGGTCCTACGGGACGTGGACCGTTCGGTCCAGTCCATCACCGGATTTATCGACACCATAACCCAGATAGCCGATCAGACGAACCTGCTGGCCTTGAACGCCGCTATAGAGGCCGCCAGGGCAGGAGAACACGGCAGAGGTTTCGCCGTGGTGGCGGAGGAGGTCCGAAAGCTGGCGGAGCAGTCAAACCTGGCTGCGGACAACGTCAAAAAACTGGTGGAGTCTTTGGGAAAAAACGCCACCATATCCACCGGCGCCATGGACGAGGTCGAACAGGTGGTGAGAGAGGTTATCCAAGGTGCCGATGGGGCCAGCGATACCCTGTCTCAGCTTTTGAACGAGGTCGACCTGTTGGTGAAATCTATAGGAGAGATGGCGATCACCGCCGAGGATCAGGCCCTCTCAACCGGAAAGTTGGTCGCCTCCGTGGAGACCATAGAGGGTGATATATCCACGGTGGTGGAGAGGATGGAGAATATCAGAGGATCGTCTCAGGAGACCACCCAGGCCTCCGAGGAGGTCGCCTTAAACGCCGAGAGGCTTTCGGAGGGGGTAAAAAGGTTGGAGGAGCTGACCGGTCGGTTTACCCTGGACGAAGAGGTGTCCTATGCTATCGCCAGCGGTAGATAGTCCCTGCGTACAGATCAGGAGCCACTGGGAGTCCATAATAGACAGCATGGCCCTCCTAGCTGAATACAGGGATAAAACCACCGGAGGCCATATCCAGAGGACAAAAGGCTATTTTAGGCTCATAATGGAGAGGTCCGGCGGTTTCGACCTGTACCCGTCGGAGGACCTATCTTTAGTGTGCCATTCCGCCGCCCTCCACGACATAGGGAAGGTGGCTGTCCCAGACTCTATACTTCTGAAGCCCGGTCCCCTGACGGAGGGCGAGTTTGAGGTCATAAAACTCCATCCTGAGGTTGGGGCGAAAATACTCTCCCAGGCGGAGGTTCTGCTGGACGGAAAATCCTTTCTGTCCTACGCTATCGATATTGCCGAGTATCATCACGAAAGATGGGACGGGTCGGGCTATCCCCATGGACTGGCGGGGGAGGACATCCCCTTTTTGGCCAGGGTTATGGCCATCGCCGACGTCTACGACGCCCTGGTGTCCGAAAGGCCCTACAAGCCTCCCTTCTCCCAGGGAAAGGCTTTGGACGTCATAGCCGAGGAGGCGGGAGGCCATTTCGATCCCTCTTTGGTGGATGTCTTTTTGTCCTCATCTAAAGACGTTATCTCTATCCCCTCGATTTAGTCCTTTTGTCACTGAAGTAATGTTCCTAAGGCATCCGTTTTTGTGCCTAATATTTCTTGACCGGTTCGAGTTTACCGCATACACTATACCTAGGTCTAGACCGATAGTCTGGGACAGGTGGAGGTGATCGGTTTGATAGAGAGAGAAGGTCGGGACGTCAGAGGGGATATTCTGGGCTCGGCCAGGAGGCTTTTTTTACAGGACGGTTACGACAGGGTCTCGGTGGACAGGGTTATCCAGGACGCCGGTGCGTCTAAGGGCAGTTTTTACCATTATTTTCAATCCAAGGCCGATCTGGCCGATGAATTAGTCAGGGATATGTTGGCTCCGGTCTATCAGCAAATAGGCGAGATAGCCGACTCAAACTTAGACGGACTATCAAAGCTAAACCAGGCATTCAGGATCGCCTATCAGTGGAAATCGGACAACGCAAAGATGCTCAAGTTTATCGTAAGGTCCTTCTGGAGCGAGAGTAACCTTTTAGTTCGACACAAGATGAAGTCCTGGAGCATGAAAAAGGATAAAGCTCTCCTTGCCAAAATGATAGGTCAGGGTATGGAGGAGGGTACTTTTGCCATAGAGGATCCCGAGGACGCAGCGGAGCTAATAGTCCATCTGGGAACCGGTATTGGCGAGTCTATGGCCGCTCTTTTCGTCTCCATAGACGATTCACCTGATAAGATAGAGCTTATGGAGAGAAAGGTAAAATTGTTTGAAAGGACGTTAGACTGTATTCTAGGGGTCCCTAGAGGGACTGTTAAAACCTTCGATATGGAGAGCCTTAAGGTGATCCTCGCCGAGGGCATGATTTGACGGGA
The uncultured Dethiosulfovibrio sp. genome window above contains:
- a CDS encoding cytochrome c biogenesis protein CcdA, with translation MGDILGAVQTSLSSLGWGAMAAAFVWGIFSVLLSPCSLVSIPLVVGYIQGQGGKGTKNALAISGAFSMGIFVNIALVGVVIASAGALMESLSSTMNYIVSAVLFVFGLHLLDVITIPWFVSGSIKAGDRRGLKGALALGALSGMALGPCTFAYMAPMLVIAMKAATSSVIRGVSLVAFYGLGYCAVILAAGTFASLLEGYLSWSEKGRGAFIVSQICGWLVIAAGSYFLYIA
- a CDS encoding thioredoxin family protein; translated protein: MARILEGFEKGYTGVEVSKINLMENMDYARKYNVRVVPTLVFLTPEGEMLYRHEGIMSSEELQSKWNELGYEVQKIE
- a CDS encoding YitT family protein, whose translation is MSARLSVSLWSRGVEFVRKEWGTFCLATLGTIFMSFAIVALTIPYRFAGAGLAGIALLTKYVWDISPAWVIAIGNLFLLGWGWRVLSPRFVLWTLYVSMLTSGAVAFFELFEYPLLNDMLLAAILSGILGGLGIGLVFKSGSSTGGTDVLVMAARKKWGVDVGMYSFYINITILLFSWFVVDMERLLLGGILLYVESLTIDNVLKSFDRRKQVSVITGCPEEVRRFIVEDMNKSATLLKGSGAYTGDERTMIMVVVNRRQAMELKRFVVSVDPKAFIILADVAEVVGEGFKHWKQI
- a CDS encoding DUF554 domain-containing protein, which translates into the protein MVIEHLSQLPLFGSIVNALAILAGTAFGLVFRSALPERVTASAFQAIGLVTLWLGMSMAGATSNILILVLSIVIGTIAGEFWDLDGKLRSGAESLQRRIGASGNFTEGFMAATLLFCMGSMAILGSIEEGLGQWPKLLLTKSLMDGVASVAFAVSLGAGVALSALSVLVYQGSLTLAAGALQPYLTDGMTSEISAVGGIMLIGLSLGILEIKRVKVMNMLPALLVAGILAIYMI
- a CDS encoding C69 family dipeptidase, with the protein product MCSAILSVFIVSSAFSCTDIVAGKNATVDGSVITSHTADGAFYDAKVRVIPGSTHKKGEMVTVYWNITGEEDGPAVKIGEIPQVEKTYSYFHVGYPFMNEHGVAIGETTIGQKEELKTFRPDARAIMTIEQLEVFALQRAKTAREAIAVMGDLAEKYGFLPSCGSEGECLTVTDSEEAWIFEVRSTGMMWTADSGKPGATWVAQRVPDDMVVVVPNMSRIQEINPDDKDNFMVAKDYKQFAIDMGWYDPNGTEPFIWQRAYSPLTGNDDWSLSSMWVRNRLHTIHKILAPSQEWDPNAETMSYPFAIKPEKKVSVTDVMEMLRSHMEETPFDMYESEAWFVRDGEKVVKSPLATPFPTRAVRKLLDIPYNRPVSKWDCAYSFVSQARAGVPDVMKTILWFGYDNPHTTCYVPIYNGVTDTKESWRTFDRNQFSLGSAQWSFILADDLVNHRYGDAMADMRSVREPLENGFFARIPEIDAKAAELYKKDPAAAKKYLTEFTLGCMDETEKAWWNLNWTLITKYNNNKFN
- a CDS encoding SagB/ThcOx family dehydrogenase codes for the protein MRSFFFYFGVISLAVMVVGGSFCFWKFSPFIFAKSRSQSLSHSDGPAISLPEPTISGGISVEEALASRRSIRSFQDTPISMEDLSQVLWSAQGVTDREKGHRAAPSAMALYPLTVYVVAEKVDGLSQGLYRYEPGRLIPVFDGPAKDRTMTAIRQPWIMLAPAILLISGRYDDLRGTLGDAAEFCVHAEVGHVSQNVYLQAQSLGLGTLASGGIDGDKLKDAFGLPSEESFLYAMPLGRPQEGR
- a CDS encoding class I SAM-dependent methyltransferase → MIWGLLILGVGVASFVLWRFLSKRYSLPMPSCLYRMIDVENPFARFARSDFVVSRLGLRPGMVVLDAGCGSGRLTLPLARALSGSIKVTAMDLQRGMVDKVRDKASSEGVKNISYVVAGLGERALPEGRFDRVVLSQVLGEIPMRREAMEEIFRSLRPGGILSVTETVFDPHYQSLSSVVGLARKVGFKAKSRWGDRLAYTCHFEKT
- a CDS encoding TetR/AcrR family transcriptional regulator, with the protein product MRRSDRDIRGEIMATAQELFFNRGYENTQVDEIIGKVRISKGSFYRYFRSKENLLSCVVREIIDPGCEALEMIVRSDLGALDKLNSVFAFSSQWKADNLDALKFIVRSFWTDESVLLRHKLISWTSHRMRPIFISILAQGKEEGVFDLDEPEDVADVVFYFGNVLGESMVNLILSLDDDGETVRTLRRKIELNNRVIEKLLAVPTGSIKTFDLDRLVCAI
- a CDS encoding GNAT family N-acetyltransferase produces the protein MDHFRLLVRSGKELGPYQKKEIKDLCKLAFKEEEGGYPGPSVSDGIHFVGKRGLGLLISHCMVVDRSFSIGGKGSFTMACPTALATHPDYRGRGYGRMTVMEVCRYCEGAGYDLIMMTTEETRWFESLGWIRWKGPLALDEPKSDLSPFSRPVPMIYRLSKTPPISLRDDLTVVCKGGVAV
- a CDS encoding methyl-accepting chemotaxis protein codes for the protein MSRWSIRAKLFLGVMSLASLGLFVAVYMVTSRSMDSAREEAVALAEEMSARYATEVSSYLGRALARAQELSLVMASLSESGADRGLAMSIIRTMAEGSSDVNGVWVGFRENGYDGDDRGSIGQPGTDGQNGRFVPYAFMTKAGVESRAMDDYNGSDFYEVPIMTGKTIVLKPYSWALSDGVEVIGTSVAVPISLDGRVIGVAGVDVFLDVFQDMIQSIKPMGSGYAGIFTDKGVYVATPDRELIGKIVDSPEVVAAISSGQEFRSENVSAITGEDSLHFFRPILIEGYDRPWSIQVTLPKDQVFAGARSILITGIIGALIALAFIGITTFFIVGKTTKGIGGVSQVLGKISSLDLRFDSSLKWLLDYKDDIGHMVGALATMEISLKEIIRELSQEASTTDHTSQSLTALSQEAMASMEEVRSSIEEMASILGDTASCVGDAGLVVRDVSHGASSVASYAEAGVEAARVLSEKGKDAGEQVLSVAVHVKEVGDKTSRAAKVLRDVDRSVQSITGFIDTITQIADQTNLLALNAAIEAARAGEHGRGFAVVAEEVRKLAEQSNLAADNVKKLVESLGKNATISTGAMDEVEQVVREVIQGADGASDTLSQLLNEVDLLVKSIGEMAITAEDQALSTGKLVASVETIEGDISTVVERMENIRGSSQETTQASEEVALNAERLSEGVKRLEELTGRFTLDEEVSYAIASGR
- a CDS encoding HD domain-containing phosphohydrolase — protein: MLSPAVDSPCVQIRSHWESIIDSMALLAEYRDKTTGGHIQRTKGYFRLIMERSGGFDLYPSEDLSLVCHSAALHDIGKVAVPDSILLKPGPLTEGEFEVIKLHPEVGAKILSQAEVLLDGKSFLSYAIDIAEYHHERWDGSGYPHGLAGEDIPFLARVMAIADVYDALVSERPYKPPFSQGKALDVIAEEAGGHFDPSLVDVFLSSSKDVISIPSI
- a CDS encoding TetR/AcrR family transcriptional regulator, with the protein product MIEREGRDVRGDILGSARRLFLQDGYDRVSVDRVIQDAGASKGSFYHYFQSKADLADELVRDMLAPVYQQIGEIADSNLDGLSKLNQAFRIAYQWKSDNAKMLKFIVRSFWSESNLLVRHKMKSWSMKKDKALLAKMIGQGMEEGTFAIEDPEDAAELIVHLGTGIGESMAALFVSIDDSPDKIELMERKVKLFERTLDCILGVPRGTVKTFDMESLKVILAEGMI